The window TGTCCTCCGCGGCGTCAGGACAGCGGCTGCCGACACTGGCGGTGGCACTGGCCTACGTACGCGCCTGTGACGGGGACTTGCAGGAGTGGGAGCAGCGGTGGCGCGAGGTGGCACGCCACTTCGGAGAGGAGGACTCCGCCCCCGGCGAGGCAAAGGAGTCCGGCACGCCGCCGTATGCGGGTCTGCGCCCGTTCCGTGAGCAGGACGCGGAGTGGTTCTTCGGCCGGGAGCATCTGGTGGCCGAGCTGGCCGAGCGGCTGGAGCGGCAACGGTTCGTGATGGTGATCGGGGCTTCGGGCGCGGGCAAGTCGTCGTTGTTACGGGCCGGGCTGGTGCCGCGGCTGCGGACAGCCGCGACGACGGTGGTGCTGACGCCGGGACCCCGGCCGCTGGAGGAATGTGCGGTGCGGCTGGGCGCACTGGCCGCACTGGCCCCGGGCACGCTGTACAGGGAGTTGCGGGAGGATCCGGAGAACCTGGGACGTGTGATGCGGCAGATCGCCGCACGTGCCGACGCGGTCGACGGTCATGTGGTGCTGGTCGTCGACCAGTTCGAGGAAACCTTCACCACGTGCCAGGACAACCATGAGCGGCAGAGCTTCATCGAGGCACTGGTCACTGCCGCTTCGGCCGGGTCCGGCCGGTGCCGGGTGGTACTCGGTGTGCGAGCCGACTTCTACGCACACTGCACCCACAACCCCCTGCTGGTGGAGGCGATGCGCGACACACAGGTGCCGGTCGGACCGATGACCCTCGACGAGTTGCGCAGAGCCGTGGTGAGACCGGCCCAGCAGGCCGGTTGTACCGTCGAGGGCGCGCTGCTGGCATCGCTCACCGCCCATGCGCACGGCCGGGCCGGAATGCTTCCGCTGCTGTCGCACGCGCTGCTGCAGACCTGGCGCCGTCGTCGCGGCAACGCGCTGACGCTGGAGGCGTTCGAGGCAGTGGGCGGACTCGAAGGCAGCCTGGCACGCACCGCCGAGGAGTTCTACGGACAACTGGAGCCGGCGCAACGGAAGCCTGCCCGGCAGGTGTTCGTGCGACTGACCGCGCTGGGCGACGGAACGGAGGACACCCGCCGGCCGACGCGCCTGGAGGAACTCCAAGGGCTCGCCGAGCAGTCCGACGGTGCGGACATCGCCGACGTACTGGACCGGGCGGCCCGAGCACGGCTGCTGACACTGGACCAGGAACGAGTGGAACTGGCCCATGAGGCGCTGATCCGCTGCTGGCCCAGGCTTCATGGATGGCTGACCGAGGACCGGGAAGCCTTACGGATCCTGCGCCAGCTCACCAGCGCGGCACAGGCGTGGGAGGCGCTGGGGCAGGATCCCGGTGCGCTGTACCGAGGCACGCGGCTGGACATGGCCGCCGCGCTCGACCGTACCTCCTTGTCCATGAAGGAGCGGGAGTTCCTCGACGCGAGCCGGGCCGCCGCGGACAGCGAACAAGCTGCCGCCCGCCGCGGTGCCCGCCGACTGCGTCGGCTCACCGTGCTGCTCGCCGTGCTCCTGGTCACGGCATCGGCCGCCGCCGTGTACGCCGTGCGCGCACAGGGCACCGCCACCCGGCAGCGCAACATCGCCTTGTCCCAGAAGGTCGCGGACCAGGCCACCGCACTGCGCTCCACCGACCCGGCGCTCGCCACCCAGCTCAGCCTCGCCGCCTACCGTCTGGCCCCGACCACCGAGGCCCGCAGCAGCCTGCTCAGCACCTTCGCGACCCCCTACGCGACACGGCTCACGGGTCACACCGACAACGTGAACGCCGTGGCCTATCGCGCCGACAGCCGCACGCTGGTCACCGGCAGCAGCGACAACACCGCCCGGCTGTGGAACATCACCGACCCCTATCGCCCTCGCCCGTCGGCCACCTTGACCGGGCACACCGAGAAGGTCAGTCATGCCGCCTTCAGCTCCGACGGCCGCACCCTGGCCACGGCGAGCTGGGACGACACCGCCCGGCTGTGGGACGTCGCCGATCCGCGCAAGCCGCACCGCACGACCGTGCTGCGCGGCCACACCGGCGACGTCAACGCCGTCGCGTTCAGCCCGGACGGCACCGCCCTCGCCACAGCGAGCAGCGACAGCACCGTGCGGCTCTGGGATGTCTCCGATCCGCGTCGCCCCCGCACCACGGCCACGCTGCGCGCCGACAACAAGTCAAGCGCCGCGCTCGTTTCCGTGGCCTTCAGCCCCGACGGCCACACCCTGGCCGCGGCCGGCTTCGATCGCACCGTACAGCTGTGGACTCTCAACGCCTCCGGGGGCGCCCGCAGGTCGGCCACCCTGACCGGCCATACCGCCGCTGTCAGTTGGGTGGTGTTCAGCCCGGACGGGAAGACGCTGGCCAGCGCGAGCTGGGACCGGACCGTGCGGCTCTGGAATCTGGCCTCCCCCGGACGCCCGGTCCGGTCGGCGACCCTGACCGGCCACACCGACGGAATGCGTTCCGTCGCGATCAGCCCGGACGGACGCACGCTCGCCGGCGCAAGCCTGGACCGCACCGTGGGGGTGTGGGACATCAGCGACACACGCCGACCGAGGCGCCTGACCGTGCTGACCGGGCACACCGACGCCGCCGTCTTCGTGGCCTTCAGCCCCGACGGGCGCACCCTGGCCAGCGCCGGCGACGACCAGACGGCCCGCCTGTGGGACCTTGCCACCCCTACCGCCTACGGTCACACCGACACCGTCTGCGCGGTGGCGATCAGTCCCGACGGCCGCACCCTGGCCACCGGAAGTCACGATCGCACCGCCCGCCTGTGGGACATCACCACACCTCGCCGCCCCCGCGAACTCGCCACCCTCACCAGGCACAAGGACGCGGTGTGCGGGCTGGCGATCAGTCCTGACGGCCGTACCTTGGCGACCGGCAGTCACGATCGCACCGCCCGGCTGTGGGACATCACCGCACCCCGCCGCCCCCGCGAACTCTCCGCCCTCACCGGACACGGCAACCACGTGAACACAGTGGCCTTCAGCCCCGGCGGCACCACCGTGGCCACCTCCAGCTTGGACGGCACCGTGCGGCTCTGGGACGTCAAAGACCCACGTCGACCCCGCGAGTCGACCTCCGCGATCGAACATGCCAGGGGCGCCAACGCCGCCGCCTTCGGCCCGGACGGCGCCGTCCTCGTCACCGGGGGTTGGGACCGCAAAGTACAACTGTGGAACGTCAGCGACCCCCGCCACCCAAAGTGGCTGGACACCTCCCCGGCACTCTCCGAGGGGGTCAGCGCCGTCGCCTTCAGCCCGAATGGCGACGCCCTGGCCACCACGGAATTCGGTGGCAAGACGCGCCTGTGGAGTGTCACCGGCCGCCGCCTGCATCAGACAGCGGCTCTCGACGGCCACGTCGGCGCCGCCTACTCCCCCGCCTTCAGTCCCGACGGGAACACCCTGGCCACCATGGGCTCGGACGGGACGGCCCGCCTGTGGGACACAAGAGATCCGAGCCGCCCGCACGCGCTGGCCTCTCTCAGCAGCGAAAACTCCTACATCGCGGCAGCGTTCGGGCCCGACGGTCACACCCTGGTCACCGCAGGCGCAGACCGCACCACCCGCCTGTGGGAGACCGCCCCGAAACGCGTCGCCGAGCGCGTATGCCGACTCAGCCACCCCACCGTCACCCGCTCCGAGTGGAAGGAGCACTTCGGAAACCTGGCCTACCGGCCCCCATGCCTGTAACAGCCGGGGAGCCGAATCACGATGGTGCGCGGCAGGATGCGACATCCCGAGCAACGAGCTGGCGCATGAACAAGTTGGTGCGCCAGTAGTCAACGATCGGTCGCACGCGATCTGACAGGTCCAATGCCCACTGGCGCCGCCCTGCTCGACCAGGCCGCCGAAGGGTGCGGAATGCGCCTGGAGAAGGCCTTGGTGGACCAGGGCCTTCTCCAGGCGACTGTGAGTGGGAAGAGGCGGCGGCCTGCACCTACACCGAGGATCCGGACCGCGTCGGGGTGCTGCGGGCGGAGGCCGAGGCTGCCCGGGAGGCGGATCTGCCGACCGCGAGGTCAGGAAGGAGCTGATCGGGCGGGATCTGTGGTTGTGGCCGGGTGCGTGCCCTCCTCCCCCTGCGCGGCAATCAGCGGTCCCAATAGCCACGTGCCCGGCCCTGCCCGTCCGCCGGGGCCGGGCAGTTGTGTCGTGTCGGCCACCGTGAGCGGCTCCTGGCAGGCGTCGCAGGCCACGACCGGCGTGGTGACGTGCCCGCAGGCGTCGTGGCGGATCCGGGCGGGCGGCCCCGCGGGCCCCGCGTACCACTTGTCGCCCCAGGTCATCAGCGCCAGCAGGACGGGGTAGAGCTCCTGCCCCTTCTCCGTGGCCACGTACTCCTCGCGCGGCGGGCTGTTCTGGTACCGCTCGCGGGTCAACACGCCTTCCTCGACCAGTCGGGCCAGCCGCGCGGCGAGAACCTTGCGGGACAGGCCGAGGTCCTCCGCCAGTTCGTCGAAGCGGCGGATGCCGACGAGGACGTCGCGCATGATCAGGGCCGTCCAGGCGTCGCCGAACAGGTCGATCGAGCGGGCGATCGAGCACGCGACATCAGAGAGGGAGGTACGGGTCACCCTTCGATGGTATCGAGTGTGGGTTCCCTGAGGGAACTCACCAATGCTAGGTTCCCTCAGGGAACCTGACCCAGAACGTCGAGGGAGCCTGCCATCT is drawn from Streptomyces liliifuscus and contains these coding sequences:
- a CDS encoding nSTAND1 domain-containing NTPase — its product is MPRKERPLDAGDGPLLEFATGLRQLRQKAGGPSYRKLAEQAHYSISTLSSAASGQRLPTLAVALAYVRACDGDLQEWEQRWREVARHFGEEDSAPGEAKESGTPPYAGLRPFREQDAEWFFGREHLVAELAERLERQRFVMVIGASGAGKSSLLRAGLVPRLRTAATTVVLTPGPRPLEECAVRLGALAALAPGTLYRELREDPENLGRVMRQIAARADAVDGHVVLVVDQFEETFTTCQDNHERQSFIEALVTAASAGSGRCRVVLGVRADFYAHCTHNPLLVEAMRDTQVPVGPMTLDELRRAVVRPAQQAGCTVEGALLASLTAHAHGRAGMLPLLSHALLQTWRRRRGNALTLEAFEAVGGLEGSLARTAEEFYGQLEPAQRKPARQVFVRLTALGDGTEDTRRPTRLEELQGLAEQSDGADIADVLDRAARARLLTLDQERVELAHEALIRCWPRLHGWLTEDREALRILRQLTSAAQAWEALGQDPGALYRGTRLDMAAALDRTSLSMKEREFLDASRAAADSEQAAARRGARRLRRLTVLLAVLLVTASAAAVYAVRAQGTATRQRNIALSQKVADQATALRSTDPALATQLSLAAYRLAPTTEARSSLLSTFATPYATRLTGHTDNVNAVAYRADSRTLVTGSSDNTARLWNITDPYRPRPSATLTGHTEKVSHAAFSSDGRTLATASWDDTARLWDVADPRKPHRTTVLRGHTGDVNAVAFSPDGTALATASSDSTVRLWDVSDPRRPRTTATLRADNKSSAALVSVAFSPDGHTLAAAGFDRTVQLWTLNASGGARRSATLTGHTAAVSWVVFSPDGKTLASASWDRTVRLWNLASPGRPVRSATLTGHTDGMRSVAISPDGRTLAGASLDRTVGVWDISDTRRPRRLTVLTGHTDAAVFVAFSPDGRTLASAGDDQTARLWDLATPTAYGHTDTVCAVAISPDGRTLATGSHDRTARLWDITTPRRPRELATLTRHKDAVCGLAISPDGRTLATGSHDRTARLWDITAPRRPRELSALTGHGNHVNTVAFSPGGTTVATSSLDGTVRLWDVKDPRRPRESTSAIEHARGANAAAFGPDGAVLVTGGWDRKVQLWNVSDPRHPKWLDTSPALSEGVSAVAFSPNGDALATTEFGGKTRLWSVTGRRLHQTAALDGHVGAAYSPAFSPDGNTLATMGSDGTARLWDTRDPSRPHALASLSSENSYIAAAFGPDGHTLVTAGADRTTRLWETAPKRVAERVCRLSHPTVTRSEWKEHFGNLAYRPPCL
- a CDS encoding winged helix-turn-helix transcriptional regulator — encoded protein: MTRTSLSDVACSIARSIDLFGDAWTALIMRDVLVGIRRFDELAEDLGLSRKVLAARLARLVEEGVLTRERYQNSPPREEYVATEKGQELYPVLLALMTWGDKWYAGPAGPPARIRHDACGHVTTPVVACDACQEPLTVADTTQLPGPGGRAGPGTWLLGPLIAAQGEEGTHPATTTDPARSAPS